Proteins co-encoded in one Prescottella sp. R16 genomic window:
- the gcvT gene encoding glycine cleavage system aminomethyltransferase GcvT: protein MSDAQLLQGPIHSVHVDLGATFAPFGGWEMPVSYAGTVAEHNAVRETVGLFDVSHLGKALVSGPGAAEFVNSTLTADLGKVTPGQAQYTLCCTETGGVVDDLIAYYVSDDEIFLVPNAANTADVVARLQAAAPDGVAITDQHRDYAVFAVQGPKSADVLAELGLPTDIDYMAFVDADWNGVPVRVCRSGYTGEHGYELLPRWADAEALFRVLVDLVRDRDGQVAGLGARDTLRTEAGYPLHGHELSLDISPLQARCGWAIGWSKPEFWGRDALTAEKAAGPARRLWGIKALDRGVLRQGQTVSKDGAPIGETTSGTFSPTLKVGIALALLDTAAGVAGVSVGDEITVDVRGRALRCEVVTTPFVPVHTK from the coding sequence ATGAGCGACGCGCAACTGCTGCAGGGCCCCATCCATTCCGTCCACGTCGACCTGGGTGCGACGTTCGCACCGTTCGGTGGCTGGGAGATGCCGGTCTCGTACGCGGGCACCGTCGCCGAGCACAACGCGGTCCGCGAGACGGTCGGCCTGTTCGACGTCAGCCATCTCGGTAAGGCTCTCGTCTCGGGTCCCGGTGCCGCGGAGTTCGTGAACTCGACGCTCACCGCGGACCTCGGCAAGGTCACGCCCGGGCAGGCGCAGTACACGCTGTGCTGCACCGAGACCGGTGGCGTCGTCGACGACCTGATCGCCTACTACGTGTCCGACGACGAGATCTTCCTGGTGCCGAACGCCGCGAACACCGCCGACGTCGTCGCCCGGCTGCAGGCCGCCGCGCCGGACGGTGTCGCGATCACCGACCAGCACCGGGACTACGCGGTGTTCGCGGTTCAGGGTCCGAAGTCGGCGGACGTCCTCGCCGAACTGGGCCTGCCCACCGACATCGACTACATGGCGTTCGTCGACGCCGACTGGAACGGTGTCCCGGTACGGGTGTGCCGCAGCGGCTACACCGGTGAGCACGGCTACGAGCTGCTACCCCGGTGGGCCGACGCCGAGGCGCTGTTCCGGGTCCTCGTCGACCTCGTGCGCGACCGCGACGGCCAGGTGGCCGGTCTGGGCGCCCGCGACACCCTGCGCACCGAGGCCGGGTACCCGCTGCACGGCCACGAACTGTCGCTCGACATCTCGCCGCTGCAGGCCCGCTGCGGCTGGGCCATCGGCTGGTCCAAGCCGGAGTTCTGGGGCCGCGACGCCCTCACCGCGGAGAAGGCGGCCGGCCCGGCCCGTCGCCTGTGGGGAATCAAGGCCCTCGACCGTGGTGTGCTGCGGCAGGGACAGACCGTGTCGAAGGACGGCGCCCCGATCGGGGAGACCACGTCGGGCACGTTCTCGCCGACCCTCAAGGTCGGTATCGCGCTGGCGCTGCTCGACACCGCCGCGGGTGTGGCCGGTGTGTCCGTGGGAGACGAGATCACCGTCGACGTGCGAGGACGTGCACTGCGCTGCGAGGTCGTGACCACCCCGTTCGTGCCCGTCCACACCAAATAG
- a CDS encoding leucyl aminopeptidase, translating to MFVPPTSSPVRPLGPTLALAGSPSRRADVLVIGLTTGSDGPEVLVGAGVDEEVLAGLLDALTAVGATGRAEELTRIPAPADLPVSSVLAVGLGAADKIDAEQVRRSAGVAARALSGVATVTTTLSSLDLGAAAEGFFLGAYRFDEFRSKSAPAADAQPLGRVELLVESPRTKGPKDELARSVAIAEAVATAREFVNTPPSHLYPAEFADRAKALGTAAGLTVKVLDEKALAKAGFGGILGVGQGSSRPPRLVQMTYTAAKRRGVKKVALVGKGVTFDTGGISIKPAAGMENMTSDMGGAAAVVATVVLAAKLRLPVDVTAWVPMAENMPSATAQRPGDVLTQYGGTTVEVVNTDAEGRLLLADAIARACEDHPDYLIDTATLTGAQMVALGNRTAGIMGTDEFRDRVAAISQEIGENGWPMPMPAELRADLNSRVADLANVTPHRWGGMLAAAIFLKEFVTDDVQWAHVDVAGPAFNTGGPFGYTGKGGTGVPVRTMISVIEDIAVNG from the coding sequence ATGTTCGTGCCCCCTACCTCTTCGCCCGTCCGACCGCTGGGTCCGACGCTCGCCCTGGCCGGTTCCCCGAGCCGTCGCGCCGACGTCCTGGTGATCGGTCTCACGACCGGATCCGACGGACCCGAGGTCCTCGTCGGTGCCGGTGTGGACGAGGAGGTCCTCGCCGGACTGCTCGACGCCCTGACGGCAGTCGGTGCGACCGGCCGCGCCGAGGAACTCACCCGGATCCCCGCCCCCGCAGACCTGCCCGTGTCGAGTGTGCTGGCCGTCGGCCTCGGTGCCGCCGACAAGATCGACGCCGAGCAGGTCCGACGCTCCGCCGGCGTCGCGGCACGCGCCCTGTCCGGGGTCGCGACCGTCACCACGACGCTGTCGTCGCTCGATCTGGGTGCTGCCGCGGAGGGCTTCTTCCTCGGCGCGTACCGGTTCGACGAGTTCCGGTCGAAGTCGGCGCCGGCCGCCGACGCGCAACCCCTCGGCCGCGTCGAACTGCTCGTCGAGTCGCCGCGCACGAAGGGCCCGAAGGACGAACTGGCCCGCTCGGTCGCGATCGCCGAGGCCGTCGCCACCGCCCGCGAATTCGTCAACACCCCGCCGAGCCACCTGTACCCCGCCGAGTTCGCCGACCGGGCGAAGGCCCTCGGCACCGCCGCGGGCCTCACCGTGAAGGTCCTCGACGAGAAAGCACTCGCGAAGGCCGGGTTCGGCGGCATCCTCGGTGTCGGACAGGGCTCGTCGCGTCCGCCGCGTCTGGTGCAGATGACCTACACGGCAGCCAAGCGTCGTGGTGTGAAGAAGGTCGCGCTCGTCGGTAAGGGTGTCACGTTCGACACCGGCGGCATCTCCATCAAGCCGGCCGCCGGCATGGAGAACATGACCTCCGACATGGGCGGCGCCGCCGCCGTCGTCGCGACCGTCGTACTCGCCGCGAAACTGCGTCTGCCCGTCGACGTCACCGCGTGGGTGCCGATGGCCGAGAACATGCCGTCGGCGACCGCGCAGCGTCCCGGTGACGTCCTCACCCAGTACGGCGGCACCACCGTCGAGGTCGTCAACACCGATGCCGAGGGCCGTCTCCTCCTCGCCGACGCCATCGCCCGCGCCTGCGAGGACCACCCCGACTACCTCATCGACACCGCCACCCTCACCGGCGCCCAGATGGTGGCCCTCGGCAACCGCACCGCCGGCATCATGGGCACCGACGAGTTCCGTGACCGGGTCGCCGCGATCTCGCAGGAGATCGGTGAGAACGGCTGGCCGATGCCGATGCCGGCCGAATTGCGTGCCGACCTCAACTCCCGCGTCGCCGACCTCGCGAACGTCACCCCGCACCGCTGGGGCGGCATGCTCGCCGCCGCGATCTTCCTGAAGGAGTTCGTCACCGACGACGTGCAGTGGGCGCACGTCGACGTGGCCGGTCCGGCGTTCAACACGGGCGGCCCGTTCGGCTACACCGGCAAGGGCGGCACCGGCGTCCCGGTCCGCACCATGATCTCCGTCATCGAGGACATCGCCGTCAACGGATAA